Proteins from one Triticum aestivum cultivar Chinese Spring chromosome 7A, IWGSC CS RefSeq v2.1, whole genome shotgun sequence genomic window:
- the LOC123154617 gene encoding uncharacterized protein — MDIVDHKKEPINKSPKVMSLEETKTSASSIQPTDAQIEIANLRHTKPRRANTNITPQEMRCLRHDDVFLHDDVINAYIYCISAQEHLQDRVGGMVHIASTFVSSLLKNDEVDRATHRHIVKRVNAFLEHDMVFLPVNIRKCHWYLSVINAKKREIQVLDSLGVGMSRSDLTKMLQGLDQHLKIACNMPEFKRGDRWQDLDITNWKVVEQLQEPIQTDGRT, encoded by the exons ATGGATATTGTTGACCATAAAAAAGAACCTATCAACAAGAGCCCGAAGGTCATGTCGTTGGAAGAGACTAAAACCTCAGCAAGTTCTATACAGCCTACAGATGCGCAGATAGAAATAGCCAATTTACGTCATACCAAACCAAGAAGAGCAAATACAAATATTACACCACAAG AGATGAGGTGCCTTAGGCATGATGATGTGTTTTTGCATGATGAT GTAATAAATGCATATATATACTGTATAAGTGCCCAGGAGCATCTGCAAGATAGAGTGGGTGGAATGGTACATATTGCAAGCACGTTTGTGTCTTCCCTGCTAAAGAACGATGAGGTAGACCGGGCAACACATCGCCACATTGTAAAACGAGTGAATGCTTTTTTGGAGCATGACATG GTATTCCTTCCAGTTAACATCAGAAAATGCCACTGGTATCTATCAGTAATCAATGCGAAGAAACGAGAGATACAGGTACTGGACTCGCTTGGAGTTGGAATGAGCCGAAGTGACCTCACTAAGATG TTACAAGGACTTGACCAGCATCTAAAAATCGCATGCAATATGCCAGAGTTTAAGAGAGGTGATAGGTGGCAGGACCTCGATATTACGAATTGGAAAGTCGTAGAACAGCTCCAAGAGCCAATCCAAACAGACGG GAGGACATGA